The DNA window AGTGGCGCGCACACACCCCCCGAGCCCTAATCCCCAAATCCGGCGCTTCTGCCTCTCGCCGATTCGCCCCATGGCCCAACCCGCTACCTCCTCCCGGAGCTCCGGCGACTTCCCGGCCGACTGGGTCTTCCTCGACACCGTCGCGCACGCCggtcgctgccgccgcgacaacgcgaccaccaccaccgctcggGCGAGGTCGAGCGACGGCCACCCCATCGAGGTCTCCTTCGCGCTCGCCGATCCGCCCGCGCTCACCCGCTGCCTCGTCCACTGCCCCGCCGGCCTGACGGCGGGCGAGTTCTCCAGGTCGCcgccctccgtcgccgccgcggacggcgccttcctcctcctccgcgtcgtcTTCCCCCACCGCTCCGACCGATGCATGGCCACCGACTGGTTCGTCTACAGGCAGCCGGGCCCggccggggcgccgccgccgtctctcgaGCTCCTGGTCCAGCGCCCCAACCCGCTCGACGTCGTGTCCAGGCACGCCGCCGTCTTGTCCCGTGGCGACCACTGCCTCGTCGTCGACCCCGAATGGGGAttccacgacgacgacgacgacgacggtgatgaTCGCCGGAGAAGCTCCAGTTCCACCTGCATATCTTCTCGAGCAAGACCAAGCGGTGGAGCAGCAAGGTCGCGAAGCTGGGCCGCGGCGCCATGGAGGCGTTCGACCCTTTCTTCTTCCCCACCAAGGTGTTGCGCGTCGTCCGAGGAGGATCAATGGCCTGGGTCGATTTCCGGAACAGCATCCTACTGTTCGACTCGGTCCCCGGGGACTCCCCCGAGGTGAGCCTGATCCGTCTGCCGCCATTGATGCCCATCAACAACGTGGACTCAGGCAGCCCCCATGGACCTTGCGTGGATCATGTCCGTGATGTCACCTGCAGGAATGATGGCTGGTTCAAGTTCATCGAGATGGGATTCCCGCACCTGGATCCTAACGATGCGCGGTTGAACCGTGGATGGGAGGCCACCATGTTCAAGAGGAGGATCATCCGTTCAGATGATGATTGTTATCGGCAATGGGAGCCGTGCGGCACTGTCGACTCTGCTAGCCTCCTCTTGCCTGCAGCCGACTCGTGTGTTCCTGATTGCTTGTTTCCTGAGATCTTTGACTACGAGGAGCGCAAGCTTGCCCTGAACAATGTTTTGAGCTCATTCCCCACATTGGATCTGTACCGTGACGATGTTGTTTACATGATGACCAAGATCAAGGATGATGATCCAGACGGTTGGATCATTGCTGTCAACACTGAGAGCAAGAGGCTGGAGGGAATATCGCCCTTTTCGCAAGAAAGTTATCATCTCCATCGCATCTACCAGCAATGTGACTTCTCCAAGCACCTGATCAACAAGGCTCTAGGTAATCTTCTCTATATGCTTTCCAGTAAAGATGCAAAACCATATGTTAATTCTTCGCTAGTTTAATTACTGGGAGCATTTTGAAGTAAGGAAGCGTGTGCAATGGTACCAAATTAGTACTTCTGATTTCATGGATTTTTGTTTTGTATATACATTTTGTGGTGTATTACTGAAAAAAACTGCATCTGCTTTATATTGCAAATGTGTTGTCTAACAGTTCTTCTATGCCCTTACTTTCTTAGGGACTCACTTGGCCAAGGATATGGATAAATTAATGGACCAACAGGTAATTTGTAGCTGTTATGCTAATTTGATACGCTGATATGTTGTATCTTGACATGTGTGCCGCTTGTTGCTATTGACAGGCAATTTGTTGATTCATTGAGAacttgattttgagatattg is part of the Oryza glaberrima chromosome 4, OglaRS2, whole genome shotgun sequence genome and encodes:
- the LOC127770043 gene encoding uncharacterized protein LOC127770043 gives rise to the protein MAQPATSSRSSGDFPADWVFLDTVAHAGRCRRDNATTTTARARSSDGHPIEVSFALADPPALTRCLVHCPAGLTAGEFSRSPPSVAAADGAFLLLRVVFPHRSDRCMATDWFVYRQPGPAGAPPPSLELLVQRPNPLDVVSRHAAVLSRGDHCLVVDPEWGFHDDDDDDGDDRRRSSSSTCISSRARPSGGAARSRSWAAAPWRRSTLSSSPPRCCASSEEDQWPGSISGTASYCSTRSPGTPPRNDGWFKFIEMGFPHLDPNDARLNRGWEATMFKRRIIRSDDDCYRQWEPCGTVDSASLLLPAADSCVPDCLFPEIFDYEERKLALNNVLSSFPTLDLYRDDVVYMMTKIKDDDPDGWIIAVNTESKRLEGISPFSQESYHLHRIYQQCDFSKHLINKALGTHLAKDMDKLMDQQAIC